DNA from Clupea harengus chromosome 2, Ch_v2.0.2, whole genome shotgun sequence:
atggcgaaataaacattttttaatcaataacttcgtgtttaaatgttaattggttgactataaaattgttttataaaagcaatatagtactcgtgcgagtggggtaggtaagggatattcccacgggtgttgttgcctgcgccactcggcctccggcctcgtggctacggccgaacaccacccgtgggaatatcccttacctaccccactcgcactcgtactatattgcttaagtgACAAGCATCAGTAAACTATAATCTTCGGCTGAGGAGTGGGGCTGACATCGGTGATGATACATTCAAGTTAGTTTCCTGTAGTATGCTACCATGCAGACATTGATGCATTCGGGCCTAATAGAGGCCTACTCATTCAGGCACTCATCAAAACTAGACATGTGCTGTTGATATGCAACTGCTCTCTCCGTTCACGACGTGTGGTTTTCTTTTAAACGCACATGAAAATAAGGAGAGATATGTCTTCCATAATTTTCCTATAATAGGTTCTACCATCATCTCAACTGATCTCCACACTCCACATAAAGGATCTACACCACTGTTATAGCTGTGTACTTGTCTATTTGAAGCCATTCCTAGCTCAGAGACCACTAATCCTACCATTCATCACTGTACCGCGGCCAACGCTATACAAATCCATTCTTTGATTTGATGTATGGCTGGGCAGAGCTCAGAAAGATATTTAGGCAGGAATGGAGGGGAGTCCTGCAATACATCTCCTTTGTGGCTATCAGCAGTAAAGCAAAGGTTTCATTACTAATTCTATTAATGAGTCTCCAGCATGTTTATGTAAGGGACCTTTTCTTTATGCCAAATGGTACAAGCTGATTCTGGTCTGATGTTTGTGatacttttatttcatttagctTATTCTATTTAACTGTGATTTAATTTTGATACTTTCAGACAATATATTTGGACAAGGACAATGCGGTTTAACCGTTTTTGAATCTCCCCAGGTATAATTCTGAGATCAACCATCTGGCTGGGCTTGCCCAACTTCATCAGCCAGATCTCTGTTGCCAATAACAGCAATGTGTGGCCTGAGGTCTTCTGTGTGGGCAGCGCGGTGCGTACTCGAAACAACCCCCTCATTCTCAActactgtgtgtatgcagtgcatGATTCATATTCAATTCCCACTTCACTTTATCATACCAATCTGACACCAGGATAATGAAGGAAAGAGATTTTGTGTGATTATTGTGAGGCTGAGAACAGAATTGAACAGTCCACAAGTATGAGTACCCCCCCCAAATAAGCTCTATTGTTGGGCAAGCTTAGGACTAAACCCTGCCCCCGGTTGGAAAGGAAAAAAGCAACTTTATTTAGAGCAAGACATTCTCTCTATAAGTGAATCACTCTGGTAATTGGTTTCATCTAACGTTTTTGTCACAGTGCTCCTCAGTGTTATTTTGGGAAACAACTGGCGGAAGTTTCAAAGTAGATCTACGCAATTGTAGGACTAGAAATGGATGGATATCTTCAGCCATCACAATTACTCAGTTAAGAGGAATTTGTTTTGAGTGTTTCTATAATGGATCACTTACTGTGGCCCTCTACAGATGTGGATCCAGCTGTTTTTTAGTGCATCATTTTGGTGGACCTTCTGCTACGCAGTGGATGTCTTCCTGGTGGTGAAAAGGTCTGCAGGTATCAGGTATGCTGCTCGTGCCGTGTGATCCTTCCCTCTTTGTGAACTCGGCAGACAGATTGTAAGATATTTATGGATGTTTTCTGGGCTCTGGTGATTATTAACCATTTAACCCCTGGTGTCTTCCTTTCTGTGGCAGCACCATTGTGTTGTATCACATGATCACATGGGGTctggctgtgctgctgtgtgtggagggggcggCCATGCTCTACTACCCATCGATCTCCAGGTGTGTTACTCAAGGAGCTGGATATGGCCACGTTATATTACTTACTCTTGCTTTTATGTCTATAGATGTAGTGTTTTATTCTAAATGTCTTCCAGCTTAGTAATAATATCTAAAACGTTAAAATGATATTAAAACGAGAGCTAATCATACATTCAAACATTCCAGGAGAGTGAATTCTGTTTGATGTTTAAGTTATTTTGTGCACGGTGACTGATATGTTATAGCACATAGCGATAGCACATTTATAGATATATGAGATATCAAATCTCCTTTAGCTCAGGGTGTCTGTGTTCTTCCTGTCTTTTCCCCAGCTGTGAGGAAGGGCTCCAGCATGCCATACCCCACTACATCACTACTTATGCCCCAATGCTGCTGGTCATCATAGTTAACCCTGTTCTATTTTCCCGGACTGTGGCAGCTGGTAAGTCTTTCATTTATCCCTGTTGAATTAACAATGATTGATTCGATATCAGTATTTTTTATGTATTTCACTTTTTTAAAGTTATAGTTAAGGtctttagcagacgcttttgtccaaagtgacctaAAAAACATTAGATAAAAAAACAATACTGCAATATTAATACAAAACAATATTAACTATCATTTAAAAGTAAAACAATCAATTATTAGTATAATTATAGTACCAAATGATAATACCAAATATCAAAACtgtaattatatttataaagtgTAAATCAAACAAATGTTGTTTTAAAAGGTCCAAGTTGGGTGTTAATATTTTGTGGACTGGCTGGGCATACTATgagcaaactgaaatatcacaaaGGCATGCAGAAATTCTAGCCTAGGAGAAGGACAAGTATAGTTGAGAAAATAGGAGGAAAATAGAAAATAGGAGGGGTCCAAGTACCAATCCCTGAGGTACACCAGTGGAGAGATGGTGAGATTTTGACACAGGAAATCAGAAAACTTGTTTGAAAATAACATTTTCAAGAATCTTCGACAAAAAGGGAAGAAGGTAGACAGGACTATAATTCTTCACATCAGATGGGTTAAGTGAAACTTTTTTAAGCAAAGGAGAACCTGTGGAAAAAATGTGGTGCTTTTGTCCGCCGTGTCCCCATCTTTCTCAAATCTGGTCCTAAGCCGCCTGACTATAAGCCTGTTTGAATGATTTACAAAAGTTCCTGATCTGAATGAAGTATGCGTGATAGTAAGTAAAATGGTAGGCGAGATTGAAGAAGGTTGGTTGGAATGGGGTCCAGATGACATATTGTAGAATGACTACGTTTAAGAAGCATAGAGACTTCTTCCTCATTAAGAATTACCTCAACAATGTCAATACAAGGGTAAACCCGTTCAAGAGGTTCACAGAATTGCACACTAATGGTGGCAACATTTTCCCAATTAACAATTTACAACAATACATCTACTTTATTTCTACAATCATGGTATAGTTGGCATTAATCATCATTAGTGCAGACAAttataaataatgtattattttgatTATCTACTCTCCAACCTCAATCAGGACCTCTGGCCTGGAGTTTGATGAAATTCTATGAATTCTATCATGGACAAGAGCTTGAAAATCGGCTATTTTCTAAGCTCAATTAATTCAAATCACCAACTTTTTCCCCACTgagtttctttttaatttctcAGAGCAAAGTGTAATTATTAAATATCACAGCCAATCTGATGAGAAACTGGACTAAGGCTACTTTGACTGAAACTCTTGTGTGTGGCTATTTAACCAGGGACAGAGTTTGTCCCTGTCCATCCCTTACCATCTCTTAGAGCTTATCATGACTTACTTTCAACCTTTCATTGCAGTTACATCCTTATTGAAGGGCCGGCAAGGAATCTACACAGAAAACGAGAGGCGCCTGGGAACAGAGATTAAAAtacgatttttcaaaattaTGCTGGTGTTCTTTATTTGGTAAGATATCCTCTGGATTCAAAAAGTCATCTTTTAAATTCAGAACGAATGCCATTTTGTTTGCATGATATTTTATTCTGGGGAAAGAATGCAGGATGAGCCCGTGTATCCTTGGATGTGTTTTTGAGCTCCCTCCAAAAGCATCCGATTTCAAAGCCATGTCTCACAGCACTCTGCATCTTTATGTCTTGCTTTTTGTCAGGTTAAAACACCTGCCCCTTTGTCAAAAGCATCCTGGGAACATTCAGTCCtcacaatgaataaaaaaaaacgttgttgCTTTTTTCATGTACTTCAGACAGGGATGTGATTCTTTACAAAATCATCAAAGGCATTTTTCATTAGAACTACAGAAGTATCTATCAAAAACCTAGTCTTACCTGAGATGAGCCTTTTGTTGTCATTTTGATAAAAGAATTAAAGATTTTTGTTTtgagtgtaaaaaaaataaggagAACTGTTTGTGTTGTCTGCTGTTTAGCTGGTTGCCCAATCTCGTCAACGAGGGTCTGCTCTTTTATCTGGAGATGCAGGAAGACATCGAAGCCAATAACCTGAAAAACATTCGAAACGCTGTGCTCATCACATGGTTCATTATGGTGAGTGGAAGCATAACATCAAACCTGTGTTATGATGGGGTTCGAAATATATAGACCCTCAAAAATACAAACACCTTTTTTGTCAAACTGAAAGTGTGTTTCCATCTGAATATCTCTTGGCTTCCATTTGTGTTATCCAGGCCATTTTGAACCCCATGCAAGGGTTTCTCAACACGCTGGCCTTCCACGGCTGGACAGGCCTGGATGTGGACCTGAGCCTGCAGCGCCGCAGGGAGCTGGGCTGGGACTCGGCCTCCACGTCTGTGCCCACGGCGGGGGGCTACAACCCGGTGGTGGGCTCCACCCTCTTCTACCAGGGCCACGTGCAGGAGGCCAAGAAGAGCATGGCAGGCAACGGCCAACAGCAACAGCCATCAGATGGCGTCAGCGTCGTCTCAGAAGGTAATTGGATGTGGCAGGGCAGTGAGGGCTCTCCAGTGTATCAAGGCTGGTGACAGATGCACCAGGCCAGATACAGCTGACAAGATCATGATGGCTGCAAAATGTTTTCTTGTTGGACTACCTCACACAAGTGTGCTTTGAACCGTTTGTCATGTCTGCTTGTTCTGTGGTGCtctattgtgagtgtgtgtctttaagggCCTTCATGGCAGCTCTGACAGCTGGGATGTGTGGGACCCGTGAGGTGAAAAGGTCAAACTTTTACAGTCtttgctgtgtctgtcttttaCGCATCTCAGGTGGAGTTAAGAGTTCAGGTAGCACTGTAATGTAGCAATTCAAATCTTTAAGATCATTGCAATTTCTCCAAAGATATTTGAATGGTTATTGaaagatacatttgtatttttgAGGAATTAAATATCTTATATCATTTGTTTGTATGAGTGATTTAAGGTTGTGACCTGCTGCAAGGGTTTTTATGTATAATCCCAACTGAAATTCATCTATGAAACAAGGGCCACTAAtacctctttttttatttataattttatttcattttctcaTCATGAGTCCAAAGTGTTTTGAACTAAGGGACATTTGTTGTTTCTGGTGGTAAAGCTGTGTAAAGCCACAAAATCATTGTCTTCCTTCTCTTCCATAAAAATTGGCTAGTAAAACAATTTGTGCCGTCTTGTCCAATAAAAAGATCCACACAATTGAGGTGTTTTCATTTAGTTAATCCATTTAGTTGAACCTTTATGGAGGTTATCATTACTGTTGTAAGTTACATAGATATAAACCACCAACCTTTGATTCTGACATGATATGGTGGTTCATTTCTGTGATCTTTATTAAGCTTGTCAGGGGTCGCTGTTTTCTACTTAGCTACCATCAGTAACTTGCAGTAAATTGCTCTAGTGTGTGACCGCTTTAAAGACACTATGCTTACCAAAGGGAACATACCATAATTAACATGGTCATTTGCCCCATTTTGTCTTGCTAGGTTCAGAGTCTAGTACAATTGAAATCCACATTTCCAGTGAGCTGCGAGACTATGAGGATGTAGACGCGGACGGTGAGTCGCTGGAGAATTCCACAAAACGCTAGATGGGGCTCAGAGCTGAATCACCAACCAGTCTGTACGGTCTTTGAAGTCGACGACCTTCCACACTTCCTTTTAGCAGTTGCTTTTCCATTCCACCCAAATACTCTGGCACTTACACCTCTTTTCAAGTACACATCACTTTATTTTTAGATTTCCTTTCATAGGATTCAATGGAAATATGTTCCCACACAACAGAGATGCAGTGACTGGAATATTACGTCAGTACTTGGACTTAGCCAGAACCTTCACCATCACACACTGGACAGTATACAATGTGTTATAGTACCCGCCTGATTATATACAGAAACAAACCAGAATTGATGTGATACAATGTTTAGTGAGCAAATGTAACTCATATCGATGGCACTACAATATTGGTAAAAGCCCTGTTGCTTGGGGTAGGTGATTTGAAACCATTTTTgaatgtttatttctttttgtaCTTGTTTTATTAAAGATTAATATAAAGATTCATTCTGGAAAGGAAATTTACTGTCtaaaatatactgtatttcaCAGGGTCTCTCATAAATTAAAAAGCAGTGAGACCTGTAATAAGAATCCAACTGATAAAGAAAACATGGCCACAGTATATTCTAATATCAAAATAGAGTGATTTATTTCAGACATTGAATGTGACTTCATTTTCATCTTGGAAACAGATGCCCCTCCCCAAGACTGGGGTGAAGTATAGCCCTCACAGCACTTGTGTAGCTCCAGGTCTCTCAGCATGCCCAGTTGGCAACCAACCACAATTCCATTCTCAGTCTGACACAGACAATAACAGCTCTCGGCGAGGAATGAAATCAGAAACAGTGAACCATCAACCAATGTTGGTATGttgtgaaaaagaaaatgccATAAAACAATGGTTTTCCTCTTTTGTTGGAAAAATGAAAACCTGACCCTTCTGTCTGAGAAAGTGCACTTCACATTTCTTCTTAATAAACTGCACTGAACCAAAAAGAGggacccaaaaaaaaaaaaaaagtatgtgaaAAATGTGGCTTCTTAAGTCAAAAGATACAGCATCCTCCGTTGTCCAAAAATCAGAATCaaatacagacaaacaaaatTAAAGCTAGACTCCTCACTGCATGCATTTAAGCAAGGTCAACTCTGGTCACAGCGGCTGTTCTTTCACCCTCcttttcatttctgtgtgttgggAGAAGGAACCCATCATAGCTCTC
Protein-coding regions in this window:
- the gpr143 gene encoding G-protein coupled receptor 143, producing MASPRLETFCCPNRDAATEFVVTFQPLFFGAICIGSAAVSLIFSIIQILPKRRGYRRLGQYPLPKPASSSRILFIISVCDILGCVGIILRSTIWLGLPNFISQISVANNSNVWPEVFCVGSAMWIQLFFSASFWWTFCYAVDVFLVVKRSAGISTIVLYHMITWGLAVLLCVEGAAMLYYPSISSCEEGLQHAIPHYITTYAPMLLVIIVNPVLFSRTVAAVTSLLKGRQGIYTENERRLGTEIKIRFFKIMLVFFICWLPNLVNEGLLFYLEMQEDIEANNLKNIRNAVLITWFIMAILNPMQGFLNTLAFHGWTGLDVDLSLQRRRELGWDSASTSVPTAGGYNPVVGSTLFYQGHVQEAKKSMAGNGQQQQPSDGVSVVSEGSESSTIEIHISSELRDYEDVDADGESLENSTKR